Proteins encoded by one window of Amaranthus tricolor cultivar Red isolate AtriRed21 chromosome 4, ASM2621246v1, whole genome shotgun sequence:
- the LOC130809885 gene encoding serine/threonine-protein kinase D6PKL1, with translation MERIPELKSLPVHLSSASVIVGNKIISAREQLNRSKGRDVQDLDFPVPTRPWKGKTSLKESDELMIDVITSNRSVGSVDDVVGSSSFSGASHPPEPVDTDLMRPVLVPIGEKKADAGSLVKSLSVKGPFIEDLSIQVPAKKPSSVVLFPAESLAEEANESNLICSPFMVPRASQNVGVSPPPDTDEKECVWDASLPPSGNVSPLSSIDSTSVVRSMSIANSGASTFRSDGLISDGMLSLERNCESTKWSIRGGDSLESAKTSMSRASDSSGLSDDSNWSNITGSANKPHKGNDPRWKAILAIRARDGILGMSHFRLLKRLGCGDIGSVYLSELSGTRCYFAMKVMDKASLAARKKLNRAQTEREILQLLDHPFLPTLYTHFETDRFSCLVMEYCPGGDLHTLRQRQPGKHFSEYAARFYAAEVLLALEYLHMLGVIYRDLKPENVLVRDDGHIMLSDFDLSLRCTVSPTLIKNSFDSGPPNAFCVQPACIEPTAVCIQPACFLPGIFPKKNKKKNRPPKNEPGIPSSTLPELVAEPTQARSMSFVGTHEYLAPEIIKGEGHGSAVDWWTFGIFLHELLYGKTPFKGSGNRATLFNVVGQQLKFPESPATSYASRDLIRGLLVKEPQNRLGVKRGATEIKQHPFFEGVNWALIRCSTPPEIPRPVEMEFPGKFGAVDTTGVGSVSKRMANNTDMKAGGGKYLDFEFF, from the exons ATGGAGAGGATTCCGGAATTGAAATCACTCCCAGTTCACTTGTCTTCTGCAAGTGTAATTGTAGGAAATAAGATTATTTCTGCAAGAGAACAGCTGAATCGATCGAAGGGAAGAGATGTTCAAGACTTGGATTTTCCTGTGCCCACAAGGCCATGGAAAGGAAAAACCTCCTTGAAGGAATCAGATGAGCTGATGATAGATGTCATCACTTCGAATCGTAGTGTTGGTTCTGTGGATGATGTGGTTGGCTCGAGTTCCTTTTCGGGTGCTAGCCACCCCCCTGAGCCTGTTGACACTGATTTGATGAGACCTGTTTTAGTGCCAATTGGTGAGAAGAAGGCAGATGCAGGATCCCTTGTCAAGAGCTTGTCTGTGAAGGGTCCTTTTATTGAGGATCTTTCGATACAGGTTCCGGCTAAGAAACCGAGCTCAGTTGTTCTGTTTCCTGCTGAAAGCTTGGCAGAAGAGGCAAATGAGTCGAACTTGATATGTTCTCCGTTTATGGTTCCTCGTGCATCGCAAAATGTAGGGGTGTCGCCCCCTCCAGACACGGACGAAAAGGAATGTGTTTGGGATGCTTCTTTGCCACCAAGTGGGAATGTTAGTCCGCTTAGTAGTATTGATAGTACTAGTGTAGTCAGATCTATGAGCATTGCTAATAGTGGTGCAAGCACATTTAGGAGTGATGGTCTAATCAGTGATGGAATGTTAAGCCTCGAAAGGAATTGTGAGAGTACGAAATGGAGTATTCGAGGTGGAGACTCGCTTGAAAGTGCGAAAACAAGCATGAGTCGAGCGAGTGATAGTAGTGGCCTTAGTGATGATAGTAATTGGAGTAACATTACAGGAAGTGCTAATAAGCCACATAAAGGGAATGATCCTAGATGGAAGGCAATCCTAGCCATTAGAGCTCGGGATGGAATTTTGGGTATGAGCCACTTTAGATTACTCAAGCGGCTTGGATGTGGTGATATTGGGAGTGTTTATCTGTCTGAGCTGAGTGGAACCCGTTGTTATTTTGCTATGAAAGTAATGGACAAAGCATCTCTTGCTGCTAGGAAGAAGTTGAATAGAGCTCAAACAGAACGAGAGATTTTGCAGCTGCTTGATCATCCATTTTTACCAACTTTGTATACACATTTTGAAACCGACAGGTTTTCGTGTTTAGTCATGGAGTATTGTCCTGGAGGTGATCTTCACACTTTAAGGCAACGTCAGCCAGGAAAACATTTTTCTGAGTATGCAGCAAG GTTTTATGCTGCTGAAGTCTTGTTGGCGCTGGAGTATCTTCACATGCTTGGAGTTATCTATAGAGACTTGAAACCCGAGAATGTCTTAGTTCGTGATGACGGGCATATAATGCTTTCTGATTTTGATCTATCCTTGCGATGCACCGTCTCCCCAACCTTGATAAAGAATTCTTTTGATTCTGGCCCTCCAAATGCATTTTGTGTACAACCAGCTTGTATTGAGCCTACTGCTGTTTGCATCCAACCAGCTTGTTTTCTTCCTGGAATCTTCCctaaaaagaacaagaagaaaaacCGGCCACCTAAAAATGAACCTGGAATTCCATCCAGCACTCTACCTGAGCTTGTGGCCGAGCCTACCCAAGCCCGGTCCATGTCCTTTGTTGGAACTCATGAATACCTAGCCCCAGAAATCATCAAGGGAGAAGGCCATGGAAGCGCTGTTGACTGGTGGACGTTCGGGATTTTCTTACATGAGTTACTTTATGGAAAAACCCCCTTTAAAGGCTCAGGAAATCGGGCCACTCTCTTCAATGTTGTCGGACAGCAGCTAAAATTCCCAGAATCTCCAGCGACAAGCTATGCAAGTCGAGATTTGATTCGAGGATTACTGGTAAAAGAGCCACAAAACAGGCTTGGAGTAAAGAGGGGTGCCACAGAAATCAAGCAGCACCCTTTCTTCGAAGGGGTTAACTGGGCTTTGATACGCTGCAGCACACCTCCGGAAATTCCAAGACCCGTGGAGATGGAGTTCCCCGGTAAGTTTGGTGCAGTCGATACAACAGGTGTTGGGAGTGTGAGTAAAAGAATGGCCAATAACACTGATATGAAGGCTGGCGGCGGTAAATATTTGGACTTTGAATTCTTTTAG